A window of Pullulanibacillus sp. KACC 23026 genomic DNA:
GAAAGAAGCTTTTCATGTGGTGGCTCTTAACCATTTAGGTGGGATATCGGAAACCTATGATTCAGTCAGCGATATGCTGGATTCCTTCTATGCCCTTAAAGCAGAATCGGATGTGGTTAAGCAAAAGACAAGTGACTTAGGTCGATTTGTAGGGAATGAACTTAAGAAAAATGAATCAAAATTACAGAAACTGCGCGAAACGCTGAAAGAGACAGAGGAAGCTTCTACCTATCAATTATACGGGGAACTCCTGACGGCTCACATGCACCAAGTTAAAAAAGGGGATGCTCTGCTTAAGGCGGTCAATTATTATGATCCCGACCAGGCTATCATTGAAATCCCTTTGGACCCTAATAAGACGCCGTCAGACAACGCTCAACGTTTGTTTAAGAAATATAACAAGCTAAAGCACGCTAAACAAGTTGTTCAAGAGCAAATTCAACAGACCGAAGAGGAAATCGTGTACCTTGAACATGTCGCTCAGCAGATTGAATCCGCCTCATTAAGGGATATCGAAGAAATTCGCGAGGAGCTGGAGGAAGGCGGCTATGTTCGAAAGCGTCGTCGTCAGACTAAGGCAAAGCAAGCCAAGCCGGTCATCGAAAGCTATACAGCGGCAGACGGCACCACCATTCTCGTTGGGAAAAATAATAAACAAAATGACTATTTAACCATGCGTTTAGCTGATGAAGACAACGTTTGGCTTCACACAAAAGACATCCCCGGCTCACATGTCGTGATCCGCTCTGATCAGCCGAGTGATGAGACATTGAAGGAAGCCGCAGAGCTTGCAGCCTTTTACAGCAAATCCCGTTATTCAAGCAGCGTCCCCGTTGACTATACGTTTATAAAGCATGTTCGAAAGCCAAATGGGGCAAAGCCAGGATTTGTAATCTATGATCATCAAAAAACGCTCTATGTGACCCCCGATGAACGGACCGTCCATCGGTTGAAAAATAATAACCAATAAAAATAAAATTAGAACGGGCACCCGAGACGCTCTCATAGCGTTCATAGGTGCCCGTTGTTGTTGTTTAGAATAGAGGACCGGTGCGGCCTCTTATCATTTATTGATTTTGAGATTGTTGATTATTATTTTTGTTTTTCGTTCCGGTTACTTTTCCGACTGCGTTTGCTGTCGCATCAACCGTGTTCATAGCAGCACTCTCAGTAGTTTGAAGAGCGCTATGAGCCGTATGAAAGGCAGACCCAGCCGTTTCTTTAAGATTCTCTTTGAAGCTGTTGTTGTTATTATTATTGTTATTATTTTGAGCCACGTCAATTCACCTCCTGACCAAATTAGAATTTGTTTCGATAGTAGTTATTATGCAAAAATCCGCTGACACCTCAGACGTGTCAACGGATTTTTTATATCTCTTCTATTTCATCCACGCATCACTTTGCGGATTTTGGTGCCAAATGCTGAGCTTCTGAAGCTGGGCATCGGTTAATTGACCGTTTTCCTTTGCTTGCTGAGCGAGTTCTTGGAAATCTGTTAAGGTTACAAAAGGAACCTGGGCTTCTTTAAAGTTAACCGTTGCGGTTTCAAGGCCATATGTAAAGATAGCCACTGCACCTAATACCTCTGCCCC
This region includes:
- a CDS encoding NFACT RNA binding domain-containing protein, with amino-acid sequence MSFDGIVTHAIVRELNGLLKTGRIVKVYQPHDTDLLLHVRAGGTTYKWLISASAQFSRTHLTKEAFNNPKEPPMFCMVLRKHLEGAFIESIEQIGFERILHVHIKGKNEIGDTVQKKLIIELMGKHSNIMLVDGKEGMILDAIKRLSPSVNRYRTILPGRPYVNPPEQDKLNPLTIERDDLLRRLDFNAGKLDRQLVEHVEGFSPLLAREVLFRAGLGHREALLSAFFDLQQQIRENRFEPTIVQVPQKKEAFHVVALNHLGGISETYDSVSDMLDSFYALKAESDVVKQKTSDLGRFVGNELKKNESKLQKLRETLKETEEASTYQLYGELLTAHMHQVKKGDALLKAVNYYDPDQAIIEIPLDPNKTPSDNAQRLFKKYNKLKHAKQVVQEQIQQTEEEIVYLEHVAQQIESASLRDIEEIREELEEGGYVRKRRRQTKAKQAKPVIESYTAADGTTILVGKNNKQNDYLTMRLADEDNVWLHTKDIPGSHVVIRSDQPSDETLKEAAELAAFYSKSRYSSSVPVDYTFIKHVRKPNGAKPGFVIYDHQKTLYVTPDERTVHRLKNNNQ